One Paenibacillus crassostreae DNA segment encodes these proteins:
- a CDS encoding DUF4349 domain-containing protein, which yields MRKRGFICILLLTLLLSSCSASNSDQAVSSNDSSASAANMADTSMANVETTTAFSEKKDSGAETVISAEQESPALQTGESLTKGATSTQPAGFNNVGSAEALNKKLIYTANLVMRVKEYATAQSQVRDLVSLSGGYIVEFTENQSTHEVGGTFILKVPANGFSTLLGEIEQIKHESLQQSIKGQDVSEEYVDLESRLKVKELMETQYTEFMKKATKTTELVTFANELGQIQEDIELIKGRMRYINNNVSYSTVEIRLYQQEGIVDKALVPEEKAPLFERANDALKGTINVLTLLFQWIVVILFGALPVILVGGVILLVLWIARRKMKQRNVNDQGNKHVSNDRDDQN from the coding sequence ATGCGTAAACGGGGGTTTATCTGCATTCTGCTACTAACATTATTGTTAAGTAGCTGCTCGGCATCAAATTCAGATCAAGCGGTTAGTTCTAACGATTCTTCGGCTAGTGCAGCTAATATGGCAGACACTAGTATGGCAAATGTGGAAACTACAACGGCATTTTCTGAGAAGAAAGATTCAGGTGCAGAGACGGTTATATCAGCAGAACAAGAAAGTCCAGCCTTGCAGACCGGGGAGAGTTTAACAAAGGGAGCAACTTCTACACAACCCGCTGGATTCAACAATGTTGGATCTGCAGAGGCTTTAAACAAAAAGTTGATCTACACAGCCAATCTTGTGATGCGTGTTAAGGAATATGCTACAGCGCAATCCCAAGTGAGGGACTTAGTATCACTATCAGGCGGTTATATTGTGGAATTCACGGAGAATCAATCGACACATGAAGTAGGCGGCACATTTATACTTAAAGTTCCAGCAAATGGCTTCTCAACCTTATTGGGTGAAATTGAACAAATAAAACATGAATCACTTCAACAAAGTATAAAGGGCCAGGATGTGTCCGAAGAGTATGTTGATTTGGAATCTCGACTGAAAGTGAAAGAACTAATGGAAACACAGTATACAGAGTTTATGAAGAAAGCAACCAAAACAACGGAACTAGTAACTTTTGCGAATGAACTGGGTCAGATTCAAGAAGATATTGAATTAATCAAAGGTAGAATGCGCTACATCAATAACAATGTGTCCTATTCGACAGTAGAAATTCGATTGTATCAACAAGAGGGGATTGTGGATAAAGCATTAGTTCCAGAGGAAAAAGCTCCTTTGTTCGAAAGAGCTAACGATGCACTTAAAGGCACAATCAATGTACTGACACTGTTATTCCAGTGGATCGTTGTTATTCTATTCGGGGCTTTACCCGTGATACTTGTTGGTGGCGTAATATTGTTAGTATTATGGATAGCACGGAGAAAGATGAAACAGCGGAATGTGAATGATCAAGGGAATAAGCATGTTTCAAATGATCGAGATGATCAGAATTAA
- a CDS encoding methyl-accepting chemotaxis protein: MSWFFKLPFSQQVIAGCYLVAALFSIPVLVTFIVIGKILIGIVLILLLLGLTYPLSRFIERTLSSTFDEISIVTARIAQGDFTERANESGSMSQLNQSFNSMIDKLTKILTEASGITKQVMGTSRGITDKNQELKQVMTQVAISSNELAIGANEISQDIAGMTESIQDIEEKVSNYTNSTKAMNDRSLHTLKLVESGRQSVENQSEGMKKNIHATQQVASTIEALSVNAKGISTITKSISELAEQTNLLSLNASIEAARAGEHGRGFAVVASEVRKLAEESAASTQGVFNLVKSIEQDVQQAIHHIHVNEEIVREQNDMIREAEEIFTQIVQSVQYISEQIASFSNESDVMLESAHKISSSIQNISAITEESAAGTQQVSASMNEQISSIQMVVDEAETMNKAVFQLQKTIHIFKF; encoded by the coding sequence ATGTCATGGTTTTTTAAACTTCCATTTTCACAACAGGTTATCGCTGGTTGCTACCTCGTAGCTGCTTTATTTTCCATCCCCGTCCTTGTAACCTTTATCGTGATTGGTAAAATTCTCATCGGAATTGTACTCATTCTACTACTTCTTGGCTTAACTTATCCTCTTTCACGCTTTATTGAGAGAACGCTTTCATCAACTTTTGATGAAATATCTATCGTTACTGCCAGAATTGCCCAGGGTGATTTTACGGAACGTGCCAACGAATCCGGCTCCATGAGCCAATTAAACCAATCTTTCAACAGTATGATCGATAAACTCACCAAAATATTAACTGAAGCATCCGGAATTACAAAGCAAGTTATGGGAACTAGCCGTGGTATTACCGATAAGAATCAGGAACTTAAACAAGTTATGACACAAGTAGCAATATCTTCGAATGAATTAGCTATCGGTGCCAATGAAATCTCTCAGGATATCGCTGGGATGACTGAATCCATACAGGATATCGAGGAAAAGGTATCTAATTACACAAATTCAACAAAAGCTATGAATGATCGTTCACTACATACTCTGAAACTTGTTGAAAGTGGCCGTCAGTCCGTTGAGAATCAATCAGAAGGAATGAAAAAGAATATACATGCTACACAACAAGTTGCTAGTACCATCGAAGCCCTATCTGTTAATGCAAAAGGAATCAGCACAATAACTAAATCTATATCTGAATTAGCAGAACAGACCAATTTATTATCATTGAATGCATCCATAGAAGCTGCACGTGCTGGGGAACATGGCCGAGGATTTGCTGTTGTAGCTTCAGAAGTTCGTAAATTAGCTGAAGAATCCGCTGCATCAACCCAAGGCGTGTTCAACTTAGTAAAAAGTATTGAGCAAGATGTTCAACAAGCGATCCATCACATCCATGTCAATGAAGAAATTGTTCGTGAGCAGAATGATATGATTCGTGAAGCAGAAGAAATATTCACCCAGATTGTTCAAAGTGTTCAGTACATCTCCGAACAAATTGCTTCCTTCTCTAACGAAAGTGATGTGATGTTGGAAAGTGCACACAAAATCTCTTCTTCCATTCAGAACATTTCAGCAATTACGGAAGAATCAGCAGCTGGTACACAGCAAGTGTCTGCTTCGATGAATGAACAGATTTCTTCCATTCAAATGGTTGTTGATGAGGCAGAAACGATGAATAAGGCTGTTTTCCAACTTCAGAAGACCATTCATATTTTCAAATTCTAA
- a CDS encoding aldo/keto reductase produces MRYRLLGDTDLKISEVSFGTWAIGGDWGNSNDQEALSGLQRAMDEGVNFFDTADVYGSGHAEELLSQATKGKEDDIHIATKFCRAGDIHDPANYTEEAVRQYCENSLKRLQRERIDLYQIHCPPPAILKDGKVFEVLEKLQQEGKIRHYGVSVETVEEGSFCLGVPGVKSLQVIFNLFRQKPAEDLFPKAKAAGVGILVRLPLASGLLTGKFNEHSTFAADDHRNFNANGEQFNVGETFAGLPFTKGVELARELSWIAEGRGDMARASMRWILENPNITCVIPGFKNVRQIEDNLGTINVPAFSSEELDRLRSFYDHEVKEHIRGAY; encoded by the coding sequence ATGAGGTATCGTTTACTAGGAGATACAGACTTGAAGATTAGTGAAGTTAGCTTTGGCACGTGGGCCATTGGTGGTGATTGGGGTAACTCTAATGATCAGGAAGCCTTATCTGGTCTTCAACGAGCAATGGATGAGGGTGTGAACTTCTTTGATACAGCGGATGTTTATGGATCCGGTCATGCGGAAGAGTTGCTATCTCAAGCCACGAAAGGCAAAGAAGACGATATACATATTGCCACGAAATTTTGCCGTGCTGGTGATATTCACGATCCTGCCAATTACACAGAAGAAGCCGTTCGTCAGTATTGTGAGAACAGTCTGAAACGATTACAACGCGAAAGAATTGATTTATATCAGATTCATTGTCCACCACCTGCTATTCTCAAAGATGGTAAAGTGTTTGAAGTATTAGAAAAGCTACAGCAAGAGGGAAAAATCCGTCATTACGGTGTGAGTGTAGAGACCGTCGAGGAAGGTTCATTCTGTCTAGGAGTTCCAGGTGTCAAATCCTTACAAGTCATATTCAATCTATTTCGGCAAAAGCCAGCTGAAGATCTATTTCCAAAGGCTAAAGCAGCGGGTGTAGGGATTCTCGTAAGATTACCCCTGGCGAGCGGACTATTAACAGGTAAATTCAATGAACACAGTACATTTGCTGCAGATGATCATCGTAACTTTAACGCGAATGGTGAGCAGTTTAATGTAGGTGAGACATTCGCAGGGCTCCCTTTCACTAAAGGCGTTGAACTTGCAAGAGAGCTATCCTGGATCGCAGAAGGCAGGGGAGATATGGCTCGTGCATCCATGCGCTGGATTCTTGAGAACCCGAATATTACATGTGTAATCCCTGGATTCAAGAACGTCCGTCAGATTGAAGATAATTTAGGTACGATAAATGTACCTGCATTTAGCTCTGAGGAATTGGACCGTTTACGTTCCTTCTATGATCATGAAGTGAAAGAACATATACGGGGTGCTTACTAG
- a CDS encoding beta-galactosidase, with protein sequence MNNFSKIQMGVDYYPEHWDPSLWEQDIMKMKEVGVKIVRVGEFAWSRFEPEEGKFHFEWLDRALDLFHQQGIQIVIGTPTHTPPRWLTAKCPDILPIQANGQTYHAGVRGHRCFNSTSLEAYGSRIIEELTLHYKNHPAVIGWQTDNEFSLVYCHCEACNIRFREWLQLKYGSLEQLNQEWGTVVWSGEYNDWSLVTTPYGGSPHQNPSYQLDFYRFQSTSVQQYQQTQIDIIRRNCPVHFITHNFHSYPQKLDLYPIGEPLDVAAFDYYPNTSPDKTTTGPYSGALSLDVTRGIKRRNFWIMEQLSGPPGGWGPMWRTPYPGFIRAYIWQTIARGADTVVQFRWRSATMGAEQFWHGLIDHSNVTGRRFEEFTQVCKEVNTLSYLLEGTSVRNEVAILFSHDQLVALDIQPQVEGMNYYENIKQWHRALTKLGIGTDVINWTERLDGYKIVIAPSLYLMDTTIANRLEEFASAGGTLIITHRSGVKNLNNICLMEPLPGMLSHCTGVHVKEYDPIANDNHHIITTDERTFSTTQWCDILHPTTAEIVASYHDDFYAGQAAITVNSFGQGKVYYLGTHPEESYMKSLLHELVVDQKILHFTELPEGVQISVRVQESQTYFFLLNLSRETRMINLEHSYKSVLYDGVIHEGTLTLEPYGVDICIIWR encoded by the coding sequence ATGAATAACTTCTCCAAGATACAAATGGGTGTAGATTATTATCCAGAACATTGGGATCCATCCCTTTGGGAACAGGATATAATGAAAATGAAAGAAGTTGGCGTTAAGATCGTTCGAGTTGGTGAATTTGCATGGAGTAGATTCGAACCCGAAGAAGGTAAATTTCATTTCGAGTGGCTTGATCGGGCATTGGATCTATTTCACCAGCAAGGTATTCAGATTGTTATAGGAACCCCTACTCACACGCCACCTAGATGGTTGACAGCGAAATGCCCTGATATTCTGCCCATTCAAGCTAACGGACAGACTTATCATGCAGGGGTTCGAGGACATCGTTGCTTCAACAGCACGTCATTAGAAGCTTACGGATCACGCATAATAGAGGAATTAACACTTCATTATAAAAATCACCCTGCGGTTATCGGGTGGCAGACCGACAATGAGTTTAGCTTAGTCTATTGTCATTGTGAAGCCTGTAATATCCGTTTTCGCGAATGGCTCCAATTGAAATATGGTTCACTTGAGCAGTTAAATCAGGAATGGGGGACCGTAGTTTGGAGTGGCGAATACAATGACTGGAGTCTTGTAACGACACCATATGGTGGGTCACCACATCAGAATCCATCCTATCAACTAGATTTCTATCGTTTTCAATCTACTTCTGTTCAGCAATATCAACAGACACAAATCGATATCATTCGTAGAAATTGCCCAGTCCATTTCATTACACATAACTTTCATAGCTATCCACAAAAACTAGATTTATATCCAATTGGAGAACCATTGGATGTTGCAGCATTTGACTATTATCCCAATACATCACCAGATAAAACTACTACAGGTCCTTACAGTGGTGCATTGTCTTTGGATGTTACGAGAGGAATTAAACGACGTAATTTCTGGATCATGGAACAATTAAGTGGACCTCCTGGGGGTTGGGGTCCGATGTGGCGTACACCTTATCCTGGTTTCATTCGTGCCTATATATGGCAGACCATTGCAAGAGGTGCTGATACCGTTGTCCAATTCCGCTGGAGAAGTGCAACGATGGGAGCCGAACAATTCTGGCATGGGCTGATTGATCATAGCAATGTTACTGGACGTAGATTTGAAGAATTTACTCAAGTATGTAAGGAAGTAAATACCCTCTCTTATCTGTTGGAGGGAACGAGTGTCCGCAATGAGGTGGCTATTCTCTTCTCTCATGATCAACTTGTTGCGCTAGATATCCAGCCACAAGTAGAAGGAATGAATTATTATGAGAACATCAAGCAATGGCACAGAGCATTAACTAAATTAGGAATTGGCACTGACGTAATCAATTGGACTGAGCGGCTTGATGGATACAAGATTGTCATTGCCCCAAGTCTTTACTTAATGGACACAACAATTGCTAATAGATTAGAGGAATTTGCTTCAGCAGGAGGAACATTAATCATCACCCATCGAAGTGGTGTGAAGAATTTGAATAATATATGTCTGATGGAACCTTTGCCTGGTATGTTATCTCATTGTACTGGCGTGCATGTCAAGGAATATGATCCGATTGCAAATGACAACCATCATATCATTACAACTGATGAACGAACCTTCTCCACGACACAGTGGTGTGATATATTACACCCAACTACAGCAGAGATAGTAGCTTCTTATCATGATGATTTCTATGCTGGACAAGCAGCAATTACCGTCAATTCATTTGGTCAAGGGAAGGTATATTATTTAGGTACCCACCCTGAAGAAAGCTATATGAAATCCCTTCTACATGAATTAGTGGTAGATCAGAAAATTCTACATTTCACTGAATTACCAGAAGGTGTGCAAATATCGGTACGAGTGCAAGAATCTCAAACCTATTTCTTCCTACTTAATTTAAGTAGAGAGACACGGATGATTAACTTAGAACATTCGTACAAGAGCGTTCTCTACGATGGAGTTATCCATGAAGGAACGTTAACCTTAGAGCCATACGGCGTGGATATTTGTATAATATGGCGGTAA
- a CDS encoding bifunctional aldolase/short-chain dehydrogenase has product MVLNNWNELKAVQCATGLDELVYRSNIIGEDRQVCNWGGGNTSTKTFVKDFRGRDVEVMWVKGSGSDLATMNASHFTGLRLEDIRPLYEKSDMTDDEMVQYLNHCMIDAKHPRASIETLLHAFLPFNHVDHTHPDAIISLCCADNGKDIAQEIYGDRFVWVPYIRPGFTLSQMIARGVLANPNAELVLMEKHGLVTWGDTSEACYARTIEVINEAEQYIENKVDTENLFGGLISEALTQQERKHIVAKISPLIRGLVSQETRMILTFDDAEDVLQFVNSRDSATLSQIGAACPDHLVHTKVVPLFLDWTPNVNDLDGLKNTLIEGIHAFKKKYISYFDENKHEGDVMFEPAPRVILIPGIGMINTGKSWSNSKVSGALYHRAIAVMRGAPSIGNFVSLSENESYNVEYWPLELYKLSLAPAEAEFSRKIAFITGGAGGIGSETARRLVSEGAHVVLADLNLEGAQKIAMEINTRYGANRALAVQMDVTKEDDIANAYEEAAIMYGGIDIIVNNAGLATSSPFDETSLKEWNLNISVLGTGYFLVAREAFKLMKEQAIGGNMVFIGSKNSIYAGKNAAAYSSAKALEAHLARCIAVEGGEFGIRVNTILPDAILQGSAIWNSNWRNERAAAYGIEPHELDEHYRKRTTLLVNIYPKDIAEGIAFFASSKSDKTTGCMLTIDGGVPAAFTR; this is encoded by the coding sequence ATGGTGCTTAACAATTGGAATGAGTTGAAAGCGGTTCAATGTGCGACAGGATTAGATGAACTAGTGTATCGTTCGAATATCATTGGAGAGGATCGCCAAGTATGTAATTGGGGTGGGGGTAACACATCTACGAAGACCTTTGTGAAGGATTTCCGTGGTCGTGATGTTGAAGTGATGTGGGTAAAAGGAAGTGGCTCTGATCTTGCGACGATGAATGCGAGTCATTTCACAGGGTTACGATTGGAGGATATCCGGCCTTTATACGAGAAATCAGATATGACAGATGATGAAATGGTTCAGTATTTGAATCATTGTATGATTGATGCGAAACATCCTCGGGCATCCATTGAGACATTATTACATGCTTTTCTCCCATTTAATCATGTTGATCATACACATCCTGATGCGATCATAAGCTTATGTTGTGCAGATAATGGTAAGGATATTGCCCAAGAAATATATGGAGACCGATTCGTATGGGTGCCATATATTAGACCAGGGTTTACTCTTTCTCAAATGATTGCTAGAGGTGTATTAGCCAATCCTAATGCTGAATTAGTACTGATGGAGAAGCATGGTCTAGTCACTTGGGGCGACACTTCAGAGGCATGTTATGCCAGAACAATTGAAGTTATTAATGAGGCTGAACAATATATTGAGAATAAGGTAGATACAGAGAACTTATTTGGCGGACTTATTTCGGAAGCGCTCACTCAACAAGAACGTAAACATATCGTTGCGAAGATTTCTCCGTTAATCAGAGGGCTAGTGAGCCAGGAGACAAGAATGATTCTGACCTTCGATGATGCAGAAGATGTATTGCAATTTGTGAATAGCCGTGATTCTGCTACGCTTTCACAGATTGGTGCAGCTTGTCCAGATCATTTGGTGCACACGAAAGTTGTACCGCTATTTCTGGATTGGACACCGAATGTTAATGATTTGGATGGTTTAAAAAATACACTGATTGAGGGAATCCATGCTTTTAAAAAGAAATATATTTCCTATTTCGATGAGAACAAGCATGAAGGCGATGTCATGTTCGAGCCTGCACCACGAGTCATTCTTATTCCTGGGATTGGGATGATCAATACAGGTAAAAGCTGGTCAAATTCTAAAGTGAGTGGAGCTTTATACCATCGTGCCATTGCTGTAATGAGAGGGGCTCCATCTATAGGAAACTTCGTATCTCTTAGTGAAAATGAATCCTATAACGTTGAGTATTGGCCTCTTGAATTATATAAATTATCTCTTGCTCCAGCTGAAGCGGAATTCTCTAGAAAAATAGCCTTTATTACAGGTGGTGCTGGTGGTATTGGAAGTGAAACTGCGCGAAGATTAGTGTCTGAAGGAGCACATGTTGTGCTTGCAGATCTCAATTTGGAAGGCGCACAGAAAATAGCTATGGAGATTAATACAAGGTACGGAGCAAACAGAGCGCTGGCTGTGCAAATGGATGTCACGAAGGAAGATGATATTGCAAATGCTTATGAAGAAGCAGCGATCATGTACGGCGGTATTGATATTATTGTGAATAATGCGGGTCTGGCAACATCTAGCCCATTTGATGAGACTTCTTTGAAGGAATGGAATCTCAATATTTCTGTTCTTGGAACAGGCTACTTCTTGGTAGCACGTGAAGCATTTAAGCTGATGAAAGAGCAAGCGATTGGAGGGAATATGGTATTTATAGGATCCAAAAATTCAATTTACGCTGGGAAAAATGCAGCAGCATACAGTTCTGCTAAAGCCCTCGAAGCACATCTAGCTCGGTGCATAGCCGTAGAGGGTGGTGAATTTGGAATTCGTGTAAATACAATTCTTCCAGATGCTATATTACAAGGCTCTGCTATCTGGAACTCTAATTGGCGGAATGAACGTGCAGCTGCATACGGAATCGAACCTCATGAGCTAGATGAACACTATCGTAAACGGACGACGCTATTGGTTAATATTTACCCGAAAGATATTGCCGAAGGCATCGCATTCTTTGCATCTTCCAAGTCGGATAAGACAACAGGATGTATGTTAACGATTGATGGCGGTGTTCCTGCCGCTTTTACTAGATAG
- the rhaI gene encoding L-rhamnose isomerase, protein MIDRAYALFEEQQQARGINLDLVKQKLQQLRIETPSWGYGDSGTRFKVYQKNGVPRTPLEKMEDAAQVHALTGLAPSVAIHIPWDKVEDYGKLRSHAESLGLRIGAVNPNLFQDDDYMLGSVTNSDAIIRRKATNHLLECVDIAKETGSRDISLWFADGTNYPGQGHIRKRKAWMYEALEELYKKLIPQMRMLIEYKSFEPAFYHTDLADWGMAYQMAMKLGPQAEVLVDTGHHAQGTNVEHIVAYLIDEKRLGGFHFNARKYADDDLIVGSMNPYELFLIFYQIISASEDQDASIVQTVNNIAYMIDQSHNIEQKIPAMIRSVLNVQTQFAKALLVNHAEVEAAQARNDVLGAEDAVRQAYECDVTPLLHMIREEQHLPLNPMKAYLEGSYDQAIQVRGKGGASW, encoded by the coding sequence ATGATAGATCGGGCTTATGCATTATTCGAAGAGCAACAACAGGCGAGAGGAATTAATCTTGATCTCGTGAAGCAGAAATTACAACAACTTCGTATTGAGACGCCTTCTTGGGGATATGGGGATTCAGGAACGCGATTTAAAGTCTATCAGAAGAATGGTGTACCCCGTACCCCTTTAGAGAAAATGGAGGATGCTGCTCAAGTACATGCATTGACAGGTCTGGCACCTTCGGTAGCTATTCATATTCCATGGGATAAAGTTGAGGATTACGGCAAACTACGATCTCATGCTGAGAGTCTTGGACTTCGCATTGGAGCGGTGAACCCGAATCTTTTTCAAGACGATGATTATATGCTTGGTAGTGTGACGAACTCTGATGCGATAATTCGCCGAAAGGCGACAAATCACCTATTAGAATGTGTGGATATTGCTAAAGAGACTGGTTCTCGAGATATTAGTCTATGGTTCGCTGATGGAACGAACTATCCAGGTCAAGGGCATATTCGTAAACGAAAGGCTTGGATGTACGAGGCTTTGGAGGAATTATATAAGAAATTAATTCCACAAATGAGAATGTTAATTGAATATAAGTCGTTCGAACCAGCATTCTATCATACCGATCTAGCAGATTGGGGAATGGCTTATCAAATGGCTATGAAGTTGGGTCCGCAAGCGGAGGTGCTCGTAGATACGGGACATCATGCACAAGGAACGAACGTAGAGCATATTGTTGCTTACTTGATTGATGAGAAAAGATTGGGTGGTTTCCATTTCAATGCTCGTAAATATGCAGATGATGATCTGATCGTAGGGTCTATGAATCCGTATGAATTATTCCTAATATTCTATCAAATCATAAGTGCTTCTGAAGATCAGGATGCAAGTATTGTACAGACGGTTAATAACATCGCGTATATGATCGATCAAAGCCATAATATTGAACAGAAGATTCCTGCAATGATCCGTTCTGTTCTAAATGTCCAGACTCAATTCGCGAAGGCACTTCTAGTCAATCATGCGGAAGTAGAAGCTGCACAAGCTCGTAATGACGTTCTAGGTGCTGAAGATGCCGTTCGCCAAGCGTACGAATGTGACGTGACACCGCTACTTCATATGATTCGTGAAGAGCAACACTTACCATTGAATCCGATGAAGGCCTATCTGGAGGGCAGTTATGATCAAGCAATACAGGTAAGGGGTAAGGGTGGTGCAAGCTGGTGA
- a CDS encoding metal-dependent hydrolase produces MKGSTHLAIGTVIGIAATLIQPFTVKNAALYIAVSAFSALSADLDGPSILSSSLGKASKQIRQILVWLGLILTTVLTFLFLAEQKFYPEYSIICLIALLFGFITKVGIIRNALVSVIGGLMMVSGWHFQMNWIIGLGLFVLIAPWLKHRGMTHTIWALCIWGVISYSMEQQLQVDGLMAVATTSYLSHLLADTLTPQGVKWLYPLYKKSIKLRIK; encoded by the coding sequence ATGAAAGGTTCCACACATCTTGCCATTGGAACGGTAATTGGTATCGCCGCCACATTAATTCAACCATTTACCGTTAAGAACGCAGCTCTCTATATCGCAGTCTCTGCTTTCTCTGCTTTAAGTGCTGATCTTGATGGTCCCAGTATTTTAAGCTCTAGTCTAGGAAAAGCATCCAAACAGATCCGCCAAATTCTTGTCTGGCTTGGCCTTATTCTTACAACAGTGTTAACGTTCTTATTTCTTGCCGAACAGAAATTCTACCCCGAATATTCTATCATCTGCCTAATAGCTCTCTTATTTGGTTTCATTACCAAAGTTGGTATCATTCGCAATGCCCTTGTGAGTGTTATCGGTGGATTAATGATGGTAAGTGGTTGGCATTTCCAGATGAATTGGATTATCGGCTTAGGGTTATTCGTGCTTATAGCTCCTTGGTTGAAACATCGAGGAATGACGCACACGATATGGGCTCTGTGTATCTGGGGAGTCATTAGCTATAGTATGGAACAACAGCTACAAGTGGATGGGTTAATGGCTGTGGCTACAACTAGCTATCTTTCACATTTGCTTGCGGATACTTTAACACCACAAGGTGTGAAATGGTTATATCCACTATATAAGAAATCTATCAAGTTGCGGATTAAATAG
- a CDS encoding rhamnulokinase, translated as MNVLAYDLGASSGRAVIGHLKDSKMEVEEIHRFSNDPVHVGDRLHWDILRLIHEIKQGLLITKVQKLTIKSLAIDSWAVDFGMIGQHGELIGNPYHYRDQHTDGMMEKVLAKLPMKEIFSRTGIQFLSINTLYQLASLQQAGSPLLKEGKHLLMIPDLLRYFLSGEAVHEFTNATTTQMYNPVEGQWDSTIIQRMGFQESWFGRVVQPGTHVGQLSSGIRHELGLASIPIYTAAEHDTASAVVAVPATERSFAYLICGTWSLMGTEVQEPILSDLVLELNFTNEGGAYGTYRLLKNIMGLWILQECRREWERAGLVYSFPELVQLAQQATPFYSLIDPDDLVFMPSGDMSERIRNYAVQTGQKSPEGIGAVVRCILESLALKYRYVLELTERLSGQNFQGLHMVGGGIHNTLLCQWTANAVGKPVWAGPAEGSAIGNLTVQWIAHGDFLDVWEARRVIRDSFPITIYEPEQFDMWEEAYGQFRRITCITK; from the coding sequence GTGAATGTACTGGCCTATGATCTGGGAGCAAGCAGTGGGAGAGCAGTAATCGGCCACTTGAAGGATTCAAAGATGGAAGTTGAAGAAATTCATCGTTTCTCAAATGATCCAGTGCATGTGGGTGATCGCTTACACTGGGATATCCTTCGACTAATACATGAGATTAAGCAGGGGTTACTGATCACAAAAGTTCAGAAGTTGACGATTAAGAGTCTCGCGATTGATTCTTGGGCTGTAGATTTCGGGATGATCGGTCAACATGGTGAGCTTATCGGAAATCCTTATCATTATCGTGATCAACATACAGATGGAATGATGGAGAAAGTTCTTGCAAAACTGCCAATGAAGGAAATATTCAGCAGAACGGGAATTCAGTTCTTATCGATAAATACACTGTACCAATTAGCATCACTTCAGCAAGCAGGTTCTCCTCTTTTAAAAGAAGGAAAGCATTTACTGATGATCCCAGATCTTCTTCGTTATTTCTTAAGTGGGGAAGCCGTTCATGAATTTACGAATGCTACTACGACACAAATGTATAATCCAGTAGAGGGTCAATGGGATTCTACCATTATTCAACGAATGGGATTTCAGGAATCTTGGTTCGGTCGAGTGGTTCAGCCAGGAACGCATGTAGGTCAGTTAAGTTCAGGGATACGACATGAGCTTGGGTTAGCATCCATTCCGATCTATACTGCAGCTGAACATGATACAGCTTCGGCGGTAGTAGCTGTTCCTGCTACGGAAAGGTCTTTTGCTTATTTAATATGTGGTACTTGGTCATTGATGGGTACTGAGGTGCAGGAGCCTATATTAAGTGATCTGGTACTTGAATTAAATTTCACGAACGAAGGGGGTGCCTATGGCACTTACCGCTTATTGAAGAACATTATGGGATTATGGATATTACAAGAATGTAGAAGAGAATGGGAACGTGCAGGGCTTGTGTATTCTTTTCCAGAACTAGTCCAGCTGGCACAACAGGCAACACCGTTCTATTCACTGATTGATCCTGATGATCTCGTATTTATGCCTTCAGGGGATATGTCAGAACGAATTCGAAATTATGCGGTACAGACAGGACAGAAATCACCTGAAGGGATTGGCGCAGTCGTAAGGTGCATTTTGGAGAGTCTTGCTTTAAAATATCGATATGTATTGGAATTGACGGAACGGTTATCTGGTCAGAACTTTCAAGGCCTTCATATGGTTGGAGGTGGCATCCATAATACGCTTCTATGTCAATGGACAGCGAACGCAGTAGGGAAGCCGGTATGGGCAGGGCCAGCAGAAGGAAGTGCCATCGGTAATTTGACTGTTCAATGGATTGCGCATGGAGATTTCCTAGATGTATGGGAAGCAAGACGTGTCATTCGGGATTCTTTCCCGATCACGATTTATGAGCCGGAACAATTTGATATGTGGGAAGAGGCATATGGTCAATTTCGCAGGATAACATGTATAACGAAATGA